The following is a genomic window from Miscanthus floridulus cultivar M001 chromosome 14, ASM1932011v1, whole genome shotgun sequence.
CGGTGGTGGTCTAGATTCTGTGTCACTTCACGACGTCACTGTCGCCGGGTGCCATTAGCCTCGCCAGGCTTCTCCCAGGCTGCCAGTGCCAGGCCATGCGACCCACCCCATCCACACAAGCAACCCACTGAGCAGCGCCACCTCCCTAGCTCCGTCACCCCCACGCCACACTCTGCATCGCACGCAACGCGGAGCATCATCGCCGGGCAGCCAGCCGTCATACGCCAGCCAAGCTCACTCGTCGCGGATGGTGGAGCTGGAGGCGGCCTTCGCCGTCGCCAGCGTGCTGGCCGTGGTCACCGTGGCCGCCCTGCTCCGCGCGTGctcccgccgcgccgcgcccgcgcccgcgcaccGAAGGTCGTCGGAGGCCCGCGCCCGCCAACGCACGGTCGCCGCCGTCTTCGTGGGCGGCGTGGAGGACGTCGAGGCGGGACTCGACGACGCCGCGCTCCGGGCACTGCCCAAGGTGGTGTacggcgacgaggaggaggacggggcggtagcggtggcggtggcagcgaCCAAGGTGCCCGCAGCGTGCTGCGCGGTGTGCCTGGGCGAGTACGCCGCCGGGGACGTGCTCCGGGTGCTGCCCCAGTGCGCGCACGCCTTCCACCAGCGCTGCGTCGACCGCTGGCTACGGCTGCACCCGACGTGCCCCGTCTGCCGCTCGCCGCCGGTGACCACCCTCGTCGCCACCACCGCCAAACCGCCCCTGCCACCGTCCTGATCTATTACTTCTCATTTTCTCAGCGAATTCCGGGGTATAAGATGTACAGTAGAAGCATTGTATTGTAGCATAAAGTATGTAGAAATTAGAATGGAATGGAAGAAAGTTGAGAAACATGAACGCATCCATTCCAACCACAAGAATTCAGCACAAACATCACATCAACAAATAGCATCAGGTTCGGATGAGATTCTCATCATGCTGTTCCTGGCTGGGTCTATTGGTGCGGGATGGGTGTCCCGCATCCATACCATGCATACCCCCAGCCACTCTTTATTTTCATAACAACATGCAACTAGTTATGCAAGTTTCACAATACACAAAAGCACAGGTACACGGATACAGACATTAGAGCGGAGTATACATGGCCTAAGATTAATATGCTTACGCAGAGTTAGGTACAATACAaccaagaagatgatgatgatggtggtggatACATGTACGGCGGCGACACCAGCCATACAGAACAGCTAAAATGCAGAGCCTGATTACCGACCTGTCACCCAGCAGCGTCAGACTGATTAATTAACATGCTTACCGACCCATCGACTTTTTTAACTGGTTACAATGCTAATGCAAATGCAAATGTTTGTTCCTAAATGAGATACACGGCGCCAGAATGGGTTCCGGTTCTGGCTTCAGATGCACTTCACGGTTGAGTGCGTTAGCTGCCCGTTGTTGACGGGCTGGCTCTCCTGGTTTCCGCCTTTGTCGGTGGAGTTCTCTACTGGAGCAGCGTCTGGCTTGGCTCCAGGTGCTGGATCGGCAGCAGCAGCATCTGCCTTGGTTCCAGCCGCtggatcagcagcagcagcatctgaTTTGGTTTCAGGTGCtggatcagcagcagcagcagcatctgaTTTGGTTTCAGACGCtggatcagcagcagcagcatctgaTTTGGTCTCAGGCACTGGAGCAGGAATAACAGCAGGCTCGGCGTCTGGTTTGGTTTCAGGTGCTGGGGCAGGAACAGCAGCAGGCTCAGCAGGAGTAGGAGCTGAGTTCTCAGTTGGGGCTGCAGCTTCAGACTCAGCTGGCTTGACATCTTGTTTCTTCTCCTCcgtgggtgcaggaggagctacAACAGATTCAGCTGGTTTCTCAGTTTCTTTCTTATCTTCTTCCATTGGTGCTGGAGCAGGAGCATCATCAGCCTTGTCTGCAGACTTCTCAGCATCTTCAGTTTCAGCAGGAGCTTCCTTAGTCTCTTCAGCAGGCTTCATCTCCACATCAGTCTCATTTGCAGCATCTTCACTTGGAGCCTCCTTGCCAGTTTCAGCATCTTTGGCTTCTTCAGTTTCAGGGGCTTCTTCCTTCTTCCCCTGCCTACCCTTCCTACCACTTGAGTTTCTGCTGCGCTTTGGGATCTTCTCGCCCTCTGGGCTATCAAATACCTTCACTTTCTCGCTAATGCGAGCAGAACGCCTTGGAGTATCACCTGTTTGCAAAGCATTTTAGATGGAGAAGAAAAGACTTCCAAAGCCATCCACTTCTATTTGAGCCAGAGATTTAGAGAAATAATGAGTGGTAGTCAAAGGTATCTACCAGTTCCCCAATCAAACTCTGAAGCAGCAGGGCCTCCAGGGTGTGCCTTCAGGTATTGGCTTAGTTGCCTCTTGTTCTTAATTTCATCGCCAGTTGGTGAAACAAAAACAATCTCAGATCTTCCCCCTCTCTGGGGAGTAAACTGTAACATTGAAAAAGAAAGTATATTAGTTCATGCAATCAGATATCCCCATAAAATATACATTAACTAATGAAAGAAATGAGTGCCTACTAAGCTCTCTGATTCCTTGCAAAATGAAAAAGAGAAGTGTTCCTTTGAAAGATCAGAAGAAGTCAAGGGAACACATGAACATGCTACCAGGAAAATAATGTTTTGTGGAACAGTACTAGCCTCATCTAATGTCCGGACGTTCATTATCATCCAGAGGATTACATATTGAAAAACAGAGGCACCACTAACTGAGAAAACTGGTTGCTCCACAACCAGGTAGTCATTAACACCACGTGGGAAAACTGTACTGATGTAAATATTGCGAAGCAGAAGAACAGCTAGGACACAGGTGGGTCAGTAAAAGACAGAATGCTTGGAAACAGTGGAATGCATACTTGCCAATTTACTGCTAGGTATGCATCACAATCAACAAAGAGCTAGACTGTTACACGGATAGTATTAGAGTTTTAGCTTCACATTACACTCTTGGCTTTCACCACCATATAATCAGTGCCATCTTCCTCCCACATGAACTAGACTCGAAGTATGCTAACTGTGCCAAGAACTAGCTACAACCCTGACAGGAATAGACCTTGAAAGCAGGCAGGAACCTATCCTCAAAAGGAAGACATTTCAGATGTCAGTGACCCAAAGAAGCAGAAAGGTAGATTATTTTTGCACTACAGTCAATGTAACTCAAACAACCAAGAAAAAATAGCTAAAGTAATTGGAATTTGGATACATAATTAGCCAGAAACCAATTTCAATCCACTCAAGTTCAGCaaggaaaaaaaataaacaggtagatttcatatgaatattAGTGTGACACTTATGGGACAGCTTAGAAGAGATAAAGTGTCA
Proteins encoded in this region:
- the LOC136505537 gene encoding RING-H2 finger protein ATL70-like — protein: MVELEAAFAVASVLAVVTVAALLRACSRRAAPAPAHRRSSEARARQRTVAAVFVGGVEDVEAGLDDAALRALPKVVYGDEEEDGAVAVAVAATKVPAACCAVCLGEYAAGDVLRVLPQCAHAFHQRCVDRWLRLHPTCPVCRSPPVTTLVATTAKPPLPPS
- the LOC136505536 gene encoding methyl-CpG-binding domain-containing protein 11-like — its product is MATPGEQQQAAAAEVVSVEMPAPDGWTKKFTPQRGGRSEIVFVSPTGDEIKNKRQLSQYLKAHPGGPAASEFDWGTGDTPRRSARISEKVKVFDSPEGEKIPKRSRNSSGRKGRQGKKEEAPETEEAKDAETGKEAPSEDAANETDVEMKPAEETKEAPAETEDAEKSADKADDAPAPAPMEEDKKETEKPAESVVAPPAPTEEKKQDVKPAESEAAAPTENSAPTPAEPAAVPAPAPETKPDAEPAVIPAPVPETKSDAAAADPASETKSDAAAAADPAPETKSDAAAADPAAGTKADAAAADPAPGAKPDAAPVENSTDKGGNQESQPVNNGQLTHSTVKCI